Proteins encoded by one window of Flavobacteriales bacterium TMED191:
- the sdhA gene encoding succinate dehydrogenase (quinone) flavoprotein subunit, which yields MDNQRQMMSIKELADMLNVSQKTIRRHINSGKIKSVKLGGVHRISREGVSALLGGEDLMEDEAFPFPSKVPKGELNKKWSSHKVKINLVSPANKRNIDVIVVGTGLAGASASATLAELGYNVKAFCFQDSPRRAHSIAAQGGINASKNYQGDGDSDYRLFYDTIKGGDYRSREANVYRLAEVSSNIIDQCVAQGVPFARDYGGLLDNRSFGGVLVSRTFYAKGQTGQQLLLGAYSALNRQINRGKVEMFSRHEMMDIVLVNGKAKGIITRNLVDGKIERHGAHAVVIASGGYGNVFYLSTNAMGSNVTAGWKIYKKGAFFANPCFTQIHPTCIPVSGDHQSKLTLMSESLRNDGRIWVPKNKQDAEKIRKKELKPTELAEEDRDYYLERRYPAFGNLVPRDVASRAAKERCDAGFGVNKTGQAVYLDFAAAIIRYGEEKAISTGQDRNNIELVKSLGKEIIKAKYGNLFEMYEKIVDENPYETPMQIFPAVHYTMGGVWVDYNLMTSIPGCFAIGEANFSDHGANRLGASALMQGLADGYFILPYTIGDYLSNDIKSGPININSNEFDEAEKNVKNFIIKIMRNKSGKSVDYYHRKLGKIMWNKCGMSRNENDLKSAITEISNLRDEFYANVYVPGDSNSYNEELAKAGRVADFLELGELFARDALERNESCGGHFREEYQTEEGEALRNDDEFTFVSCWEHKGDDKKPKLNKEKLKFESVELKSRSYK from the coding sequence ATGGACAATCAAAGACAGATGATGAGCATTAAAGAGTTAGCTGATATGCTAAATGTTTCTCAAAAGACCATAAGGAGACACATCAACTCTGGAAAAATTAAATCTGTAAAATTAGGAGGAGTGCATAGAATTTCCAGAGAAGGCGTTTCAGCCCTGTTAGGGGGAGAAGACCTAATGGAAGATGAGGCTTTTCCGTTTCCAAGCAAAGTTCCGAAAGGAGAGCTCAACAAAAAATGGAGTTCACACAAGGTAAAAATTAACCTTGTTAGTCCTGCCAACAAGAGAAATATCGATGTAATCGTAGTTGGTACAGGCTTAGCTGGAGCTTCCGCATCAGCTACTCTTGCAGAGCTAGGCTATAATGTAAAAGCATTTTGTTTTCAAGACTCCCCCAGAAGAGCGCACTCAATTGCGGCACAAGGGGGTATAAATGCCTCTAAAAACTATCAAGGTGATGGAGATTCTGACTACAGGCTTTTCTATGACACAATCAAGGGTGGCGACTATAGGTCTAGAGAGGCTAATGTTTATAGGCTCGCTGAAGTTTCTTCAAATATAATTGACCAGTGTGTAGCTCAAGGGGTTCCATTTGCAAGAGATTACGGCGGCTTATTAGACAATAGATCTTTTGGTGGAGTTTTAGTCTCTAGAACTTTTTACGCAAAAGGGCAAACTGGTCAACAACTTTTACTAGGCGCCTATTCTGCCCTTAATCGACAAATAAACAGAGGAAAAGTGGAAATGTTTTCACGACATGAAATGATGGACATAGTTCTTGTTAATGGCAAAGCTAAAGGGATAATAACAAGAAATTTAGTTGATGGAAAAATAGAAAGACATGGTGCCCATGCTGTTGTAATTGCAAGTGGTGGATACGGAAATGTTTTTTATTTATCCACAAATGCAATGGGAAGTAATGTAACTGCGGGTTGGAAAATTTATAAAAAAGGTGCTTTTTTTGCAAATCCGTGCTTTACTCAAATTCACCCAACATGCATACCGGTTTCTGGAGATCATCAATCAAAACTAACTCTTATGTCCGAATCTCTTAGAAATGACGGTAGAATATGGGTCCCCAAAAACAAACAAGATGCAGAAAAAATAAGAAAAAAGGAACTCAAACCGACAGAACTTGCCGAAGAAGACAGAGACTATTATCTTGAAAGAAGATATCCAGCATTTGGTAATCTGGTGCCAAGAGATGTTGCGTCTAGAGCTGCAAAAGAACGCTGTGATGCTGGATTTGGGGTTAATAAAACAGGTCAAGCAGTATATTTAGACTTTGCAGCAGCAATTATAAGATATGGAGAGGAAAAAGCTATTTCGACCGGTCAAGATAGAAACAATATCGAGTTAGTTAAGTCATTAGGCAAAGAAATTATAAAAGCAAAATATGGCAATCTATTTGAGATGTATGAAAAAATTGTCGATGAAAACCCATATGAAACTCCGATGCAAATTTTTCCTGCTGTTCACTATACAATGGGAGGAGTATGGGTAGACTACAATCTGATGACGTCAATTCCAGGGTGTTTCGCAATTGGCGAAGCAAATTTTTCTGACCATGGTGCAAACAGACTAGGAGCTTCTGCCTTAATGCAGGGTCTCGCTGATGGATATTTTATTCTACCCTACACAATTGGCGACTATTTGTCAAATGATATAAAAAGTGGCCCAATAAATATCAATAGTAATGAGTTTGATGAGGCAGAAAAAAATGTGAAAAACTTTATTATCAAAATTATGCGCAACAAGTCTGGAAAATCTGTTGATTATTATCATCGAAAACTAGGAAAAATAATGTGGAATAAGTGCGGAATGTCACGAAATGAAAATGATTTAAAATCTGCAATTACAGAAATTAGCAATTTAAGAGACGAGTTTTACGCAAACGTATATGTTCCTGGGGATTCTAACTCCTATAATGAAGAGCTGGCAAAAGCAGGGCGAGTTGCTGACTTTTTAGAGCTAGGTGAACTTTTTGCAAGAGATGCGCTTGAAAGAAACGAATCTTGTGGTGGGCATTTTAGAGAAGAGTATCAAACAGAAGAGGGTGAGGCATTAAGAAATGATGATGAATTTACATTTGTGTCATGCTGGGAACATAAAGGGGATGATAAAAAACCTAAATTAAATAAAGAAAAATTAAAATTTGAATCTGTAGAATTAAAATCTAGAAGTTATAAATAA
- a CDS encoding succinate dehydrogenase/fumarate reductase iron-sulfur subunit — protein sequence MELVLKIWRQKNRNKKGEIKNYKIKNIDPDMSFLEMLDVLNQDLISNGEEPVAFDHDCREGICGMCSLVINGAPHGPENGTTTCQLHMRKFKSGDTIYIEPFRGSAFPIVKDLVVDRSAFDRIQQSGGFVSVNTSGNTVDANATPIPKEDADEAFKAAACIGCGACVAACKNSSAMLFVGAKVSQYSRLPQGKVEARNRVVNMVNQMDKEGFGSCTNTGACEAHCPKGISLDNILNLNREYLKSKVTR from the coding sequence ATGGAATTAGTATTAAAAATATGGAGGCAAAAAAACCGAAATAAAAAAGGGGAAATTAAAAATTATAAAATTAAAAATATTGACCCTGACATGTCTTTCTTAGAGATGCTCGATGTTTTAAATCAAGATTTGATAAGCAATGGCGAAGAGCCTGTAGCGTTTGATCATGACTGCAGGGAAGGAATTTGTGGCATGTGCTCTCTTGTTATTAATGGTGCCCCACATGGACCCGAAAACGGAACAACAACCTGTCAACTACATATGAGAAAATTTAAATCTGGCGACACAATATATATTGAGCCTTTTAGAGGCTCTGCCTTCCCAATTGTAAAAGATCTAGTGGTAGATAGATCAGCTTTTGATAGAATTCAGCAGTCAGGGGGGTTTGTATCTGTCAATACTTCCGGAAATACTGTAGATGCTAATGCAACACCAATCCCTAAAGAAGACGCGGATGAAGCTTTTAAAGCAGCGGCATGTATAGGTTGTGGAGCTTGCGTTGCTGCATGCAAAAATTCATCTGCCATGCTGTTTGTGGGGGCCAAGGTTTCACAATACTCTCGTCTGCCTCAAGGTAAAGTTGAAGCAAGAAATCGTGTGGTAAATATGGTGAATCAAATGGATAAAGAGGGTTTTGGAAGCTGCACAAATACTGGCGCATGTGAAGCACATTGTCCTAAAGGAATTTCCCTAGACAATATATTAAATTTAAATAGGGAGTACTTAAAGTCAAAAGTCACAAGATGA